From the Misgurnus anguillicaudatus chromosome 17, ASM2758022v2, whole genome shotgun sequence genome, one window contains:
- the LOC129452089 gene encoding gamma-crystallin M2-like encodes MGKVIFYEDRNFQGRSYECNSDCADMSSYLSRCHSCRVENGCFMMYDHPNYMGHQYFFKRGEYADYMSMFGMSNWIRSCRMIPMHRGSYRMRIYERENFMGQMYEMMDDCDNIMDRYRMSQCQSCHVMDGHWLMYEQPHYRGRMWYVRPGEYRNFSNMGGMRFMSMRRIMDSWY; translated from the exons ATGGGCAAG GTCATCTTCTACGAGGACAGAAACTTCCAGGGTCGCTCTTATGAGTGTAATAGCGACTGTGCTGATATGTCCTCCTATCTGAGCCGCTGTCACTCATGTAGAGTAGAGAACGGATGCTTCATGATGTACGATCATCCAAACTACATGGGACACCAGTATTTCTTTAAGAGGGGCGAGTACGCCGATTACATGTCTATGTTTGGTATGAGCAACTGGATCAGATCCTGCCGTATGATCCCCATG CACAGAGGATCCTACAGAATGAGGATCTATGAGAGGGAGAACTTCATGGGTCAGATGTACGAGATGATGGACGACTGTGACAACATCATGGACCGCTACCGCATGTCTCAATGTCAGTCCTGTCATGTGATGGACGGTCACTGGCTCATGTATGAGCAGCCTCACTACAGAGGCAGGATGTGGTACGTCAGGCCTGGAGAGTACAGGAACTTCAGCAATATGGGTGGCATGAGATTCATGAGCATGAGGCGTATCATGGATTCCTGGTATTAG